Within Theileria orientalis strain Shintoku DNA, chromosome 4, complete genome, the genomic segment CAAGGACACGGGAGAGCTAGCCAACTAACCAAAACAACCCAGactaatgtgtttaaacaataaaagCTACACGAGTAGACATTGTTGAGTAAATAGAATTAATGGCTGGTGAACTGACAGCATTACACACCCACCACCTAATAACGAAAATTCTTAACAGAACAAATATTCACTtggtaaaaaatagtacattatataatagtcacaataattaatgatattataataaaaataaaataagatagAGGAGTATTTATAAGATGATGGCACTGGTGGAAGAAAAGATTAGATCAGCCTTATCTCCTTCTATTCTCAGATTAGTCGATAAATCCGGAGGATGTGGAGCCTCCTTTGAAGCGGTAATAGTTTCAACCATGTTTGAGGGGAAAAGCCTGATAGATAGGCACAGGTTAGTCAACGCTGCAATAGCGGAAGAAATGTCGACGATTCACGCTTTTAGCATGAAGTGTCACACACCAAAGGAATGGGAagagaaaaataaatcgcAATAAGggaaatttttaaataaaagtttaaaGTTCCGGGGAATATTGACTGTCTGTAACAAGGAATTCAgcttaaaataaatgtggAATCATGCTTACACAATGCCTTTAGACAAtagaatttttaattaattttttgtaaatttcaTATACATAATCAAACATCAGAGTTTGAGTGACAGTTTGTGGATAAAGAAAAACACAGCCGAACCCATAAAAGTGATTCCACAAATTagagaaaataaaacacagccggtaaaataattagtatACAAATACAGCGTGGAAgactaaataaaataatcaaaaaagaagaaaataaataaactcaATAAACCAAAAGTTGCACGTTGTGTGCATCATGTGTGTGTCACCCGTTAACAtcacaaaaaataaatttattttgttgaaaggatattatattttttagaaaatacagttaaaagaaaataataaacaaatatcCAAAAagagaaataaaatatttgtacgaacaattataataataggTAAGTGCTATGAAACGAATACCCAGTTGATGAGTGATTTATTAACTTACAAACAGTAGTTAGTACAGACTCTACTTTGGTTacagaataaataattagaTAAGTCGGAATTAGCTATCCAAATGCCCTAAAAGACTCACGCATTCTTCAGATTCATGTTAATTTGTCAGAATATAAATTGATCGATATCGCCTGTACTAGGTGTAATAAATTGTAGAATATTTAGCGAAAtcttaaaaatggaaacaTATAGATCATATTGGAAGTGGGAGAACGTAAAGTTATACTTTACAGACCCGAGTCTTTTGACGCTTGAAGTGCTCTTCATTCTTCTGACCCTCAGCAACGTATACGTGGTACACACGCTCTTCACGACCGTGATACCGGCGCCGCTGTTCATTACGTGGTGGCAGCTGGCCCAGGGCCTGTGGACCGCCTGGGTGCTCGGCGACTTCGGAGCCTCGTTCCCGAAGCTGGCCTACTTCCCGCCAGTGTCAATTGACGCAGGGCTCCTCAAGGACCTCCTGCTGCCCACAGTCTCGTACGTCGCCATGCTCACGTCGGCGAATGTGCTCCTGTCGAAGGCGCCAAGCACCGCAGCATTCCCAATCCTGGCATCGGGAGCAGTTGCAGCCCATCACGCAGTCCGTTTCGTGGCCTGCGGCGAGGAGTACATGCCGCTGAGGTGGAAGGCAGTGGGCTTACTCGTTATGGCCTTCGTTCTGGGGGCCACCGACTCCAACGTCGCTCCAGGAAACGTGGTCACGGCAGCCTGCGTGTACGCCTTTCTGGCCGCAGTCTTCAGAGCCGGGTGCATGGAGCGCGCCCTGCACGTGGTCAACGGCAAGGGCAACGCGCTGCACAACCACCAGCACCTGATCGGCGCAGTGCTGCTTCCAGTGGCAGTGTTCTTCAGCGGAGAGTTCACAGTCCTGCTCAGAGACCTGCCCTTCAACTTTTTAAGCGTGAGGACGTGGCAAGTTTGGggctgcttcttcttcgtcggGACCATCCCGTTCCTGAAGAACGTGGTCTCCAACAGACTTATCAGGCAGACGGGCCAGGCTCCGTGGAGGTGTCTCGAATTGGTGTCAGTTGCACTGCTCTTCCTGATAGGCTCCGCTCAGCTGAAGCCATCCTGGAGGTCAGTTCTTGCAACGATGTTCGTGCTCGCGGGCCGTTTACTCGGAGCATTCGACGTCGTCAAAAACGCGTCAACTGAGCAGCCTACTGACATGTACACCACAGCAAGCAAGCCATTCTTAGACGAGGAGCACGCAAGCGCACAAGAAATGCACTAAGATCGTAAACACTAACCCATACGTGTTAGATTATGTATCCGTTCACATCTGTACATTTCTGTGTCCATGAATTATGTATTACAATCGTATCTGCACTTATTTAAGTGAAATATTAGTAGAAGTATGTGGTTACGTAATAGTATGCTATTAATGTGTTGGTGAGTTACAACGATGTGCGCGTCAAGTGTGTAGCGTCGTTTGCAGGTGGGAGTACGTTTCCTCGGGCATTATGCCCAGCTCAGCCTCGAGAGAAATGTCAGGGAAGAGCTCCTCGAGGGGCTTCCTGGAGCTGTTTTCGGAGAACTGGTCGCGCAGCTTGCAGTGCCTGAGCCAGGACCTCAGATAGTCGGCCGGCATAAGCGTGTTCCTCATGTGATCCACGAAGTGCTCGGACCAGTTAATCTCGTTCAGCTGCCTCTTGTTCTCAGTCTGCTGAGTGAACACGACCTGCAGGGAGTTGTCGACGAAGTTGTTCAAATTGCTCAGCGCGGACTCGAGCTTCTCGTAGCACTGCGCCTCCACACTCTGACAGTTCTCGGACACCTCGGACTTGACCGCCTCCACCTTCTTTAAAATCTCGTGCAACTCCTGCTTCCTCTGCTCCAGAGCAGTGTCGGTCGTCGAGGCGAGGTTATGGACCACTGCCTCGTAGGCGGTGGAAATTGGAATAAAGGCGTCTTGAGCTACAGAATTATATTAGGTGAAACAAGTACCTCCGTTGTCGTGTATGT encodes:
- a CDS encoding BolA-like protein translates to MMALVEEKIRSALSPSILRLVDKSGGCGASFEAVIVSTMFEGKSLIDRHRLVNAAIAEEMSTIHAFSMKCHTPKEWEEKNKSQ